The following proteins come from a genomic window of Phacochoerus africanus isolate WHEZ1 chromosome 9, ROS_Pafr_v1, whole genome shotgun sequence:
- the ATP6V1G2 gene encoding V-type proton ATPase subunit G 2 isoform X1, producing MPNTPPRMIYLPPHPILNPSMSPSLPDTSLLLTPARIPSPSKWENPAPATTVVGSFGPGLCCPQAVILGTARGRGKARRLKQAKEEAQMEVEQYRREREQEFQSKQQAAMGSQGNLSAEVEQATRRQVQGMQSSQQRNRERVLAQLLGMVCDVRPQVHPNYRIAA from the exons ATGCCCAACACACCACCCAGGATGATTTATTTACCTCCTCACCCCATTCTCAATCCTTCTATGTCTCCTTCTCTCCCAGATACTTCTCTCCTCTTGACCCCTGCCCGCATTCCTAGCCCTTCCAAGTGGGAAAACCCTGCACCTGCGACGACGGTTGTGGGGAGCTTTGGGCCTGGTCTCTGCTGCCCCCAGGCGGTAATTTTGGGTACTGCCAGAGGAAGAG GGAAGGCGCGGCGCCTGAAGCAGGCAAAGGAAGAGGCACAGATGGAAGTGGAGCAATAccgcagagagagagagcaggaatTCCAGAGCAAGCAGCAAGCA gccaTGGGCTCCCAGGGGAACCTGTCCGCTGAGGTGGAGCAGGCTACAAGACGCCAGGTACAGGGCATGCAGAGCTCCCAGCAAAGAAATCGGGAACGTGTCCTGGCCCAGCTTCTTGGCATGGTCTGCGACGTCAGGCCCCAGGTCCACCCCAACTACCGGATTGCTGCCTAG
- the ATP6V1G2 gene encoding V-type proton ATPase subunit G 2 isoform X2, giving the protein MASQSQGIQQLLQAEKRAAEKVADARKRKARRLKQAKEEAQMEVEQYRREREQEFQSKQQAAMGSQGNLSAEVEQATRRQVQGMQSSQQRNRERVLAQLLGMVCDVRPQVHPNYRIAA; this is encoded by the exons ATGGCCAGTCAATCCCAGGGCATCCAGCAGCTCCTGCAAGCTGAGAAGCGGGCCGCTGAGAAGGTGGCAGATGCCAGAAAGA GGAAGGCGCGGCGCCTGAAGCAGGCAAAGGAAGAGGCACAGATGGAAGTGGAGCAATAccgcagagagagagagcaggaatTCCAGAGCAAGCAGCAAGCA gccaTGGGCTCCCAGGGGAACCTGTCCGCTGAGGTGGAGCAGGCTACAAGACGCCAGGTACAGGGCATGCAGAGCTCCCAGCAAAGAAATCGGGAACGTGTCCTGGCCCAGCTTCTTGGCATGGTCTGCGACGTCAGGCCCCAGGTCCACCCCAACTACCGGATTGCTGCCTAG